Part of the Cyprinus carpio isolate SPL01 chromosome A1, ASM1834038v1, whole genome shotgun sequence genome is shown below.
attttttttcttctctcctctgtATTCCCCCATATGTTCTTTgtgctgtattatttatttattttgtattgaattaTATTTCTGCAATAAAAAAGCACACTAGACTCGAGCgtcttttattttacttttgacaTTCTGTGTAGATTTTATggctaacttaaaaaaaatacattaaaaaattgttacttaaaataaaataaacgaaagctgaaataaaataaatattgttaatttgaatgatattttcgtaagattaattataataattataaagaacgTGCAAGATATTtgcacaatacaatacaattactaaaacacaAAGTTCAttgaaaatggaaatataaaaatacaaactaatttaaaatatgaataaaaatcaaacactgaGCTGAGGGAGgctattatttagtttaattcgTGAGTTTGTAGCTGGAAATATAACTaaacttacaaataaaaataatataataaacaataaatgaagagttcagattAAAAAGCCTAAGCACCATCTGaattttttatctaaaatgatcatttttatcaggctcctatgtttagtttcagtaatttttctTCAATAACAATGTATAGGTCCTTTCgtatgccattaaagtgaaataaatgaacataaatataggagcctgataaaaaagCTCATTTTAGATGAAGATTTCAGACGCCACTTAAAGGCttctgcatctgaactcttcagatacaaataaattcacaaataagaAACACTTCCATTATTCACCATCAGTTTTAAATCAGAAAAAGTGACCGCAACTCCCTTTTATACTACTATCACTTATTTACTAGCAGTTTAAtctttataatttatcatttatttcatttattgttgttgtttttaccattATTTGCCTTTatagataaaaatttaaattcgaAGTCATACTTTTTATGTTTGTCAATTGAATGTTGTTTggcagaatagaatagaatagaatagaatagaatagaatagaatagaatagaatagaatagaatagaatagtcgTTTTTGTCTGAGCTCCAGTCCATGTTCCAGTGTCCGGGAGAGATCCAGTCCATGTTTTACGCAGATGTCTCTGCTGTGTGACGCAGAGCTGAGCTCCGTTTAGAGGCACATGAGTGTGTTTGGAAGTGTTGGTAGAAGTAAAATGTTAGGATGAGAATCGCTGAAGAAGCATGAATATCTCAGTGAGAAGCCTCCGGTCTCTGCGCGGTCTCTCCTCCGGGCAGAGAGGCACTATGAACGTGTTTGACAGGAGCACGAAGCGCAAGCAGAAGGAATGGGCTTCATCTTTACTAGACAGCGACAAATACGATTACCTCCGAGACGAGGTGAGGTGCTTCACTGCATGATCATGCCTTTGTCTTTAAGAGAACTGAAGCTGTGCCTATGAACTTCTGCTCTCCTTGTGTTTGCAGGTGGGGAGCAGAGTTGCAGACAGAGTTTATGATGTCTCAAGGTCACTGTCCACatcttaaatgctttttaaacatcctgtcagctttttaaaacatcatcatatatatatatatatatatatatatatatatatatatatatatatatatatatatataaaatattactcacTGTGTTGTCGTTTCAACCTTGTATGACTTTGTTTTGTGGGATAGTAAAGCAGATAGTAAGCAGAATGTCCAGTCTGCTGTTTACCGTGCAATAGAAGTGAATGGGGCCTGGGGCTGTTAAGCTCCAAAAAAGCATCATGAAAGTGACCCATATGACGTGCATGCTATATTTcatgtcttctgaagtcatatgatgaCTTTGTGTAAAGAACagacaaatttaaattattttttgggcATTTTGTAAGCTCAACAACTCcagtccccatccactttcacTGTAACAGCAACTTTGACTTTCTGAATAATGTCTCTCATTTGTTTTCACAAGAATAAATACGGTCGTCTGGGATttgaataacatgagggtgagtaaataataacaaaattgtaatttttgatcCCCTGAATGTCATTGCAGGACTTTCCCTCTGGCTCTGGATGTAGGATGTGGGAAGAGTCACATGGCGGAGCATTTGAGTAAGGTACAGCCGCTTGTAATATTACAGTGAATGGCACTGTTAAAAGAAAAACTTATGTTTATGTTGTTGTGATGCATAATGAGATATTTTGATTAATGTTCACATTACTCTCTTTCATATAAAGAAAGTGAAAGGAGATTTAGGGCTGTCAAGCCTTTTGTGTtctatatatttcttttctttttcttttttttcatattcaaacAGGAGAAGCTTGACAGCATGTACatatgaaaaagagcagtgtgaacctTCTTTACAACATCTCTTTtggtgttctacagaagaaagtaaattattcctttaagcttTGTGTTTTCATTCTGTGGTGACACTGATTCTTTCTTTTCTCAGGACATTGTTGAACGTCTCTTTTTAACAGACATTTCAGACTCTTCCCTGGTAAGAGACTTTGCatgtctttattttattagtgcaCAGTTGCAACATAAaccttaaaattttataaatggcTTTAGTTATGCccgttcaaacatttggggtcagtaagactcagtaaattgatcaaaaggaacagtaaagacatttataatgttacaaaaaaaatctatttcaaataaatgctgttcttttgaacttgcattatggtttccacaaaaatactatgcagcacaactgttttcaacattaataataataataaatgtttctagagccacaaatcagcatattagactgatttctgaaggatcatgtgacactgaagactggagttatgatgctttTGCATCAGggataaattacagtttaaaatagattcaaacagaaaacagttgttttaaactctaataaaatttcacagtatttttgctgtgtttttgattaaacaaatgcagcctcagcgagcattagagacttctttcaaaaacattaaaattcagaTTATTAACTCGCATTTTCTTGAAACGTCTTCCTCTTCCTTGTTCTTTAGAGAAATAGGAGGAAATGTGAGATTCCTAGTCACTGTGTTTTGGCGGATGAGGAGTTCCTGCcatttaaagaaaacacatttgacCTAGTGCTCAGCAGCATGAGGTACCGTACtgccccagtgcatgatgggaaattaAAAGAATGAACTGTCATTTATAAAGCCTTATTTGTCTTCTCAGTCTGCACTGGATCAACGACCTTCCTGGAGCTTTGAGACAGGTATACGGATCTAACCAAGTGTGCAGTCCTGACGCacataataaataacacaaaataccCTGTTGTTGTCATTCAGATCCACCATGTGTTGAAGCCGGATGGTGTGTTCATTGGAGCAGTGGTCGGCGGTGAGACGCTCTATGAGCTGCGATGTTCTCTGCAGTTAGCTGAGCTGGAGAGGGAGGGCGGCTTTGCGCCCCATATATCACCCTACACAGCCGTCACTGACCTGGGCAACCTGCTGGGGCAGGCCGGCTTCAACATGCTCACTGtggtacaaatatttacatttattttgaaagtttagTTACACTGATTCAGCTACATAATCTCCAAATCTGCTTGAGTTGAATTGTGTGTGATTACACTGAGGACTGTTACTGTGTTGTAATTCAGGACATCGATGAAGTTCAGGTCAATTATCCTGGCATGCTGGAGGTCATGAGTGATTTACAAGGTAAACATTTGGTGTCTTGTTTTGTTATGAAATGGAAGGAGAATGCATTTACAGTTTATTCATGTTCTTCAGGTATGGGTGAAAGCAACTGTGCGTGGAACAGGAAGTCACTCCTACACAGAGACACTATACTGGCGGCAGCTGCCATTTATAAAGGTGAGACCGCAAAAAACTGGGAACGGCAGCAAACGCTCGGAGGATTTACactcatttaaatgttatttgtttcaaATTAACAGTgtaatgacaatttaaatttccatagtatttatttgattatatgtttataatttcTACAATAGTAATTTTAGGTTGAACAGTGGTTCTTAACCAGGGAGTCGTGGATATATGGaagcatattacattttttttttttttacattcaagtcttttttttatattgaatataatttatacatttatatgattttgtTAATCTACAAAACATCTTATCATTTTGAAATAGccatttctgagtaaaaaaaaaacctcattggTAATAAAAAGCGTGAACCATGAAGAACATTCAGTCGCTGGAATTATGGAActgaattattttcattgttttattagaTTTCTATTCCTAGTTTCAATAGATTAAAAATTGGAAAATGAGCAGCTTTGTCATTATAGCAGAAGAATCCAAATATCCTCCACATCAAAAAGGTTTAGAACCACTGATGTAAGAACACGTTTTATTTGTCTGAATGTGATTGATGATACTAGAAATTGTGTAATTCTATTGTCTTTTCTTATAGAGATGTATGGCAATGAAGACGGCTCGGTTCCATCTACATTTCAGATCCTTTACATGATTGGCTGGAAGCCTCACGAGTCTCAGGTCTGTTGCATTTTCATTGGTCAGCATGGAACAAACCACAGCCAATCACATTTCTCCAAAAGTGGAATTGTAGTGAGATTCTGACTTTCCATCTTGTGATGAATTTACAGGCGAAACCAGTTAAAAGGGGTTCGGCGAATGTCTCGTTTGCCGATCTGTCAAAAATGAGCAAACTTCAGAAGACCAATGAAAAATCCTAGGACAGGAAGAAGTTTTATCTTTCAAATCCACTCTGGATCTGCTTTACTTACATGAATGTGATTACACAGAAATGTTGCATCAACAAGCTGTATATTTGCAAAAGCTTCTTTGACAAATGTCCTCcaacataaataaacaatgctTTTAATATAGTGCTAAACAATTCATGTTACACTCTAAAACTGGGTTACCAAATCATGTTACTCACAAATGATTACATTCAGTTccagaaataaaaaagcaaatgtataaaaaaaaaagtatacatctTACTCTCAGTACTCAAGCATTCTAGTGTTCAAGAAAATCTTAACGGCTAATATAGGAGTAAATCCCTTTCCTCCAAACATCATGAGATGTTCATGACAAGTTCCTCTGTACAGATCAAGTGTACAATACATtctgcatacatatatatatatatatggcttcaTAGTGTTCAATAGTTGTCAGTGGACATGATATTACAGCCTATTCTATTTAAACTGCATCAAGGGAGTGGAGTAAGAATTTTAAATCAAAGGCATTATTTATTTCCTGGAAGACATTAGATCACACTTCATATGCTATTTTATGAGCTTTGACCTCTTAgtggttatataaaaaaatctgctcAATGTTAGCCTGAGTATCATAGATATTAGATCAGAATTGCTGTAATTCATTTCATCTGGAGTAGATATGGACTGGAGCCAATAACAGGCTGCCGTTCTCATTACATCATCTAAATCCAGACTAAAGTAGTGGAGATTCATTATACTGTACGCAGCAACTACAACATGAGCATGATTTAAAGTCAGTCACTAACCCAAGTAGCAGCTACAGGACGTCCTGTCTGTCCACAGAAACAGGCTTCATTGTCCTCGATGTAAACACAAGACGTTTGGAGCAGGTTATGGTGACCATCTGTTGTCAGTTTAAGTCCAT
Proteins encoded:
- the ndufaf5 gene encoding arginine-hydroxylase NDUFAF5, mitochondrial, with translation MNISVRSLRSLRGLSSGQRGTMNVFDRSTKRKQKEWASSLLDSDKYDYLRDEVGSRVADRVYDVSRTFPLALDVGCGKSHMAEHLSKDIVERLFLTDISDSSLRNRRKCEIPSHCVLADEEFLPFKENTFDLVLSSMSLHWINDLPGALRQIHHVLKPDGVFIGAVVGGETLYELRCSLQLAELEREGGFAPHISPYTAVTDLGNLLGQAGFNMLTVDIDEVQVNYPGMLEVMSDLQGMGESNCAWNRKSLLHRDTILAAAAIYKEMYGNEDGSVPSTFQILYMIGWKPHESQAKPVKRGSANVSFADLSKMSKLQKTNEKS